The Cynocephalus volans isolate mCynVol1 chromosome 1, mCynVol1.pri, whole genome shotgun sequence region ttcttttttgtttttttaaccaggCTCCAATCTAAATTCACAGTTGCAATTGGTTATTTTTCTTCAGTCCctgatcattttatttatttctttctttgtcacAGCATTGACTGTTTCAAACAGGCAGACCCACTATCGTGTGAAATGAGCCACAGGCGTTGTCTGTTCACTGTTCCCCGTGTGTGGCTGCCTCTTCTCTCCACTGTATTCACTGTCATCAGAGAGGAAGGTTTGGGGACTTGACTGGATTCAGGTTACTCGCTGTGGGCACAAATCTGTGTCCTTCCTGTTGTGTCTTACACAATCTGATGGTGGGGTCCTGGGGTCCCACTCGACAGGTGCTGGGCTTGATCGTGTGGTTCAGGTGCATCTCGCGGTGGTAAGGGATTTTCCCCCCCGTGTGACCAGTGTGCGGTCTGTGGAGGTCCAGCCCCCATGGCAGTGTCATTTCCCAGCCAGCTCACGGCCCAGGATTTGAGCATCCATTGACAAGCCTTGCCCGGGTTAGTTGTGTCACCTGGGTCACACAGCGGCCATTCTCTCATTCCTTCCACATTTATTAGCTGGATTCTTCTGAgggagatatttctttttttccttttcttttgttccaCATTTTACAAAAAAGTTTTGATGCTCAAATGGTCCTAAATCTGGCCAGTGGGAACCCCAAGaatggaataaattttaaaagaaaaagaagaggtgaGTAAGCCCCTCTGGAGAAAGCAGATCCATGCAGAGGAGTCAGACAAGAACACATTCTAGAGAAGCAAGAAGAGGAAACACTCAGCAGATCAGGCCAGGATGGCAGGGAGCTCCTGGGGGTCACTTACAAACCTCTCCAtgcctcctgcctgcaccacaattgcacacgcacatgcgcgcacgcacgcgcgcgcacacacacacacacacacacacacacacacacacacacacacacacatacaagctCACGAGAAGACCCGGGTCCAAACTCAAGCTGAGCAGCTTCCCAGGCTGCAGCCAGGACGGTGTGCACATGACTGGCCTCCCCCAGCGTCCAGGGCCAGTGGAGTCCTGGAAGCTTCATCCTGAAGTATCTGTGCCTTGAGTGGCTGCCAGCCCTGGTGGTTCGTCTCCTGTGCACTCGTAGCAACGGGGCCTTCATCCTGCACCCCATCACCCCACATCTCAGGATGGGGACGaggtgaggaaagtgaggcaccgGCACAAGTACGCCTTCCACGGACACTTGGCACGGTAAGCCCGCCTTTTCTTGAGGTCTCCGGGGAGGTGGGGAATGGCTTTTATCCCTTTGTGGACACATCTTTGTTGAGCCCCTGGCATGTGCCAGATGTTGTACCAGACACAGGGAATCCCACAGAAGACAGACAGAGCCCCTGCTCCCACGGAGGCGTCGACTTTGCCCAAATGCTCAGGCTCACCTGGGAGGGTTTAAAACCCCAGTGCAAACTGATTTAACCAGAACCCctgggtggggtgcaggtgtGGGGCCTTccaaagctcccaggtgattcccGCGCAGGGCTGAGCCCCACCTGACTAGTGGGGGAGGACGAGAGGGAAAGGGGCAGGCACAGTCCCTGGAGATGAGGATTCCCGGGCTCCAGGACCAGGACAGACCCATCCAGTCCCAGGGAGGATTCCTGATCAAAGGACACAGTTTAATAATAAATTCTAGAATAACAATACAGGCCTCACAAGACAGAGGGAAAACAGCCAATCAAGTACACGGGCATCCTACAAACCTCCTACTTATCTCCACACTTCCTGCTCCATCAACCCACGCCGCAGGAATTCCTCTGAAAGTGGAGTTTTGCTCTTTAGAAAATACTCAGGGTGCTGAGAGGGGGTTGCCTTGCGCGATGCTGGAGCGCCATCTAGTGGCCGTGGGCAATCGCGGCCTCCCAGCTGGGTCCTGCCTGCCTGCTACAGGGGCCCCCAGCTCAGGGCCCACTGCAGGGACCAGGAGCGCGAGGACACAGCAGGGCACACCAGGAACTCACGCCTCATGGACTCCATCTGTAAGGGACTCATCGCATGGAAAACTGTCCACCTTTACCAGCAGTCAGAAACTGCAGCGCACACTGCTGTACGTTGTCAGGTCTCCCCTGTGGAATTGTCTAAAACACAGAAACAGTGGAAATCAAGGAAACAGGCCCTCTCAGAagctgttgttttctttgcttatgCTTTAACTTTTCTCGAAGATCGTGACAAGAAAGAACCTTATGAAATCTGGTCTGTGTTTGTCTAGTGGAGACTGTTTCCTTAACTCACACGAGCACCAGGAAAGTCTGAATCCGATGGAGACCCGAGCTGTTTCCGTCTTCCCAGAACAGAGGCTGAATGGCCAGGGGCCCAAGGGACAGGGCAATTACCTCAATTACGATGACAATGCCAGGTTCCTTTCCTCAGGTGCGAGGGCTTGGTGGCACTGCTGAGACACCCGGCTGGCCAGGCCTGATAGACGAGGGCAGGGAGCAGAGGCCTCCTGGAGGGGGCAGTGACCTCTGGCCTAGGACACGGCCATCCTGAGTGACCTCGCCCTCCctgtcctctccccagtccctgccAGGGCTCCTCCTGGGCTGAGCCAGTGTTGGGAaagtataggaaaaatggtcagggcccctcacatgttcggaatcttgctgagcatttgatgtaaacaggcatatgcgctcaggtgttccttggttatcgtctagtgtaattgggagtgtgcacccaggtgtcctgggtatGGACTTAAGGATGAGTGGCTCCGAGCCACGGCGCCTACCATCCCCAGGATGCCCCCTATGGGGGGGgcacggggaggccactactgctgctgctagtgcccccaggacgctttgcaaggccactgccactgccagaccTGTGAGCTTCCGGACCTATAAGCTGCTGCCACGGAGGAAGCCGAGGACTTagctcgtgtcgtctgccaacagctcctggaatctttcccaattacctagcatggacctgtgtgtgagggctctggggacccagcctggcatgtgaggggtctggtgacccagtctgtacagtgggtttggaGAGTCTGAGCCCTCACTCTGACAATGTAAATCAAACTtactataactaaaataataactaaaataacgaaaacattttggctttagtgatgatttgccttactttacagccAACCTGAAGGTCGAGGCCTGGCAGCTGGGCTGGTGTTCTGAGAAGCGGGCGAGAGCAGAGAGCCGCCCAGAGGCGCGGCCTGAAGCTCCTGCCACGCAGCTGCTCTGGGATGACGAGACGTTTGGTCAGATGCAGAGGACACTACGTGTCTCCTTCCATGACCCTTCTAGTCGGTACAGTGAAGTCATCTTTTTCAGGTGGGTAACAATGTCTTATCATTACTCAGACCTGTTTATCATAGTCCCAGAGGCCAGGATGAAAACCAGCATCACCCCCCGAAAAATGGCACCTTTGAAATACCTTCCCCTTGCCACCTCAGGTGTCAAGAGGGACTCAACAGGAAACGTCACCTGGAGCTTACCTCCCAGGAGGGGCTCTAGGTTTCTGCactagtccgtttctgttgcttataacagaatacctgaaactgggtaatttataaagaaatgaaatttatttcttacagtttgttggctgggaagtccaaggtccaggaggcgCATCTTTGAGGGCCTTCTGGTGGTCACTCTACAGTGATGcatggtgtcacatggtgagaatgggctgagccagacagagctaagcttctcacttgcacTCCTAACACCGTCAGACCATGCCCAGACCCCTCATTACCTTATGAACAGaacaatccattcacaaggacatgGTCCTCAGGGTCCAGTCACCTCTCAtaggccccaactttcaaataccatcattggatttcccaccctcttaccactgttaTAATGGCGACCAAACTTCTAAtaaatgaacttttgggggacacatttggccCATAGTCATTTCTCTGTAAAGGCAGGTAGTCACTATGGGGCTACTACATGTCACGGTCCAGGAAGACATCCCGTCCAGAGAGATAGCTGCACCCCCCTCTGTCACAGCCCCCATAGGGGCCGCGTCCTGGTTTACCTGCCACGATCACTCCTAGAACAAGTGCAGAGGCACCTACAACAACACGATCTGCCAAGCTCTGTGCCCTGCCTTGTCCTTGCAAACTCACTGAATGCCAGATTGTCAAAAGCGGCTTAATTTTTAGAGCAAAAGTAGATATGCAGTACAACTTATACCTCAGGTCAAAAGTCTCAGAGTCCTCGTGCTCACTGGACAGAAACTGCTTCATCAAATCACAGCCAGGAGAAGGGAGTGAGAGGCGACCCCACTGAGATCCAGCCGCCCGCCCACCCCCACCGCGGCCCTCGCTGCATTTCTGCCTGGCTCGGCCTCCTGCATCTGGGCCCGCTCCCTCCCCGCCCACCGCCCACGCCAGGGGTGAGGCATCTGTCTGCCCACCGCAGGGATCAAGGCGTTCCTCCCACACTTGCTGCGACCCTGCCCATCCAATTCCTCTGTGTCCAGGACAAGGCTGCTGAGAGGGCGGCGGTCCAGGTGGGGCAGGCACAGCTGGCGTGGGTGTCCCGGAATCAAACGGCGTCTGGCAAGGTGCAGCCCACACTTCCAGGAGTCATTTGGTACCGGATCCTCCCCCTGACAATCCCCAATGGCTTCGGGAAGTGGTCGTTATAAAGAACGCCACCTTCAGAACCTCTAGGGCCCAGAACAATCCAGCGTCAACAGCAAAGCACAGTCAACGTGCAGCCGACAGTGGCTCACCCGGCCCGCCTGGGACCAGCCGAGGCCCGGGCCTGGGGCATCTTCCCTGTGGCTCCCCTGGAGGGGCTGCTTCTAGTGGGCGCAGCATTTGGCCTGCCTGGAGGGCCCCTCCTTCAGAACCACAGCTGCGTCCCCCCGCTGGGCCTGGCCCTGCCTGTCGCCTTCTCTCTGCAGCAGCTCTCGGGCTGTGAAAAACAAGGAGGAGAGGGGGCTGGGGCGGGAagccccccagcccagcacagcccCGCAGACACTGACCCAGAGCCATAGAACAAGGGCCCAGCCTCCCTGGCCCACCCGCCATCCCTAGAGACCTTGTGTTGTGTCCCGAGACACCAGAAAAGAAGACCTGGTGAAGCAGGGCAGGTGAGGAGCCCCCGCCCTCCTTGTCCAACCCAGGGCCACCACTCACCTACGGCACTGAAGACCTCGGTCACCTGGTGGTTCAGTTTGGCCGAGGTTTCCATGAACAGCAACCTTTTGCTCTCTGCAAACTCCTGCCCTTCCTGAGGGAAACAGCCACAAAAAGCCAGTGTTTTTATACGACGAAAGTTTCCTAATAAGGCCTCGTTGACTTCTCACCTTCAGACCCCAGGGAAAGGGACAGCCCGTGGACACCTGACTCCTCTGCATTTCTCCTTGAGCTCTGTTCCTGGAGAAGCCGGGCCCAGGACCAGGAGGACGGGATGGAGGGGACCTTCCTGGAGCTGGGCCCAGGACCAAGAGGACGGGATGGAGGGGACCTTCCAGGAGCTGGGCCAGGGCAGGGCCTCGCTCTCCCAGCAGAATCTGCAGAGTCGAGTTGCCCTCCCCTGGCTCCCCTCGCACCTTGGCCTCCTGGCCCCTGTGGGCTGTCATGCGTGGGCACAAACACCAACTGAGAATGGAAGAAACACGACACAGGGATGGGAGAGGCTGCTGGCCCTTCCTCCGAGGAGCCCTCGTTCCTGAGGCAGGTTGGAGCCATGTGGAGAAATGCATGTTCCAGAGCAAAGGCAGGCCGGAGGACCCCAGGTTTGCAGTGTGTGACCAGCAAGGAGAGAAGCGTCCACAGGAAGGCATGGCCACACCCAGGAGTCTGGGGTGACCAAGGAACCAGGGTCTCCCTGTACAGGACCCTCCCCCAAGCCTCCCAGACTCTCCCAACAGAGAGGAACTCAGGCGGCCACCGGAGGTCACGTCTCAGCTCCTGATGGCCCTGTGTGACTCTCATGCCATGGGTCTCCCCTCCAGCTAAATCCCTGTGGTGGCCTGCATGGTCCCCATCCTCGATGTGGTGGGGGAAGATCTActgaagacagacagacagcctCCGGCAGGGGCAGCTGCTGCCTCTCCCTGTAAGGGGGTGTCACTCGGAGGAGGGAGGTGTCCCTGTGCACAGAGCTCTCttctggggatggggtggggaggcgAGACCTGCTGAAGCATCGGACCACCTTAAAGGGACAGCCAGGCTCCCGCAGGGCAGCTGACAGAGCAGACCTGGCGTGGGTGGTGCTGGCACGTTAGGGAGTTGGGGCCACACGGAGGGAGCGCTGGGCTGCTCTGCAGGATGGGGACATGGCGAGGTGGGCTGGGCGTGGTGGGAGGCAGGAAGGGTGGCTGCAGGTCACAAGGGAGGACAAAGAGCCCAGGAGCTGCTGGAGGCtcagggaggagcaggagggagcGTCCGGGGGCGCTGCCAGCGGAGGCGTCTGATTTTCCATCATACGCTGTTTGCTGGGCCCAGCTCCTGACTAAGAagtttggatttatttatttgaccCTTCTTCGATAATTTATTGAACACGAAAAAGATCTGAAAACCCACGTTTTTCTAAGCGGGATCGTCTCCTCGTAACCCAGGTAACCAGGACAGGGCCTGTGGAGGCTGGCAGTGAGACCCCGTTCCCTGTGTGAGACGCCAGCCGGACCCTCCAGCCAGCTCTCAGgagtggcctgggtggggctCACGGCTTTCCCCACTGTCACCCCTGCAGGTCTGAGCTTTCcagaaaagactgaaaatcaTCAGccaaaagggaaattaaggtGGAGAGAgtgtggtgggtgggtgggtgcatgtacatgtgagtgtgtgtgagtgtttagGGGCCTTGAGCaagtgtgcaggtgtgtgtgtgtgtatgtgcacgccACATGTGTGGATGTGTgaatgtgtggtgtgtgtgtgcacataagtgtgtgagtgtgagtgtgttcatgagtgtgtgggtgggtgtgtctGTGcaagtgtgtggtgtgtgaatgTGTGGGGGGGGTGTTTGTGAGTGTGCAGTTGTGGGGGTGTGCAAGTGTGGGGGTGTTCATgagtgtgtggatgtgtgtgtctgtgtgcgagTGTGTAGTGTGTGCGTATGTGGAGGGTGTTCATGAGTGTGGGGTGTAAAGGTGTCTGTGcaagtgtgtggtgtgtgtataagGGGTGTGTTCataagtgtgtgtgcgtgtgtgggtgtCTGTGTGCAAGTGTGTGGTGTGGGGAGTTGTTCATGTGTGGGATGCAGGCGTCTGTGCAAGAGTGtggtgtgagtgtgggtgtgttcTTGAGTGTGGGGTCTGTGGGTGTCTGTGCAAGTGTGtggtgtgagtgtgggtgtgttcCTGAATGTGAGGTGTGGGTGTCTGTGCAAGCGTGtggtgtgagtgtgggtgtgttcCTGAATGTGAGGTGTGGGTGTCTGTGcaagtgtgtgggtgtgtgcatgtgtgagtgtgggtgtgttaCTGAGTGTGGGGTCTGTGGGTGTCTGTGCAAGTGTGTGATGTGTCGGGGTGCATTCCTGAGTGTGGGGTCTGTGGGTGTctgtgaaagtgtgtgtgtgagtgtgggtgtgttcCTGAGTGTGGGATCTGTGGGTGTCTGTACgagtgtgtgtgagagtatgGGTGTATTCCTGAGTGTGAGGTGTGGGTGTCTGTgcaaatgtgtgtgtgagtgagggTATGTTCCTGAGTGTGGGGTGTGGGTGTCTGTGCAAGTGTGTGGTGTGAGTTTGGGTGTGTTCCTGAGTGTGGGGTCTGTGGGTGTCTGTGCAAGGGTGTGGGGGGGTGTTCCTGAGTGTGAGGTGTGGGTGTCTGTGcaaatgtgtgtgagtgtgggtgtgttcCTGAGTGTGAGGTGTGGGTATCTGTGcaagtgtgtgggtgtgtgcatgtgtgtgtgggtgtgttccTGAGTGTGAGTTGAGGGTGtctgtgcaagtgtgtgtgtgagtgtgggtgtgttcCTGAATGTGAGGTGTGGGTGtctgtgcaagtgtgtgtgtgagtgtgtgtgtgttcctgagTGTGGGTGTGTTCCTGAATATGAGGTGTGGGTGTCTGTGCAAGTGTGGTGTGAGTGTGGGCATGTTCCTGAGTGTGAGGTGAGGGTGTCTGTGCAAGTGTGCATGCAAGCATGGGTGTGTGTCAAGGTCTGCAGGCTGAGGTGGGCGGGTCTCCAGCACGGTACCTGGAGTGTCACCTCCCGCTCCGCACTGAGGTCCGTCTTGTTGCCGACCAGCATGAGCACGACTTCCCCGGGGCAGAACTCCTTCTCCAGGTCCTGCAGCCACTGCTGAGCCTTGTGGAAGGAAtcctaaaaaagagaaaagagaacatctGATGAAGTTTATGGGCAGTCTTCATTAGCTACTCCAGGGGGAAAAGAACTTGTGGAAAGTAACACTGTGGAAGATGTCACAGGCTCCAATTGGCCATAGGCAGACCCGCGGGGGCTGCTGCCCCCTCTCAGGAGGGGTGGCCGGGTCTGTGTCTGCTCAGGCAGCTCACTGCTGGGACACAGCTCCTTCCCCCACAGGCCCAGGAGACTCCAACCCGGACATCCTCAAAGGACCATTTTGTGCAGGAGAGTGTGGGGCAGTGGCTGTCACCCTAAGCCTTGATCCTAACTGCAGTGTCCTCATAGACCGGGTGACGGGGCCCCTACCCTGAGGCCTTACGTGGCCCCTCTCTCCACATGCAGCACAGCTGCACCCCTGCAGCCCCACCGCTCACGTTCCCTGGACCCCGGCATGCACTCCTGGCCTGGGACACCCTTCCatgcctgccccaccccaccacaccGAGGCCCTAATTTCCCCACCTCTCAGCTCACACACCCCTGGGCTGGGCGTAGAGCCCTCATGTGTACTCCCACAGGGTCCTGCCCTGCCCCGTCGTGCTCTAAGTGTCTGCTCACTTGGATTTAGATGCACTCTGTGCAGGGGACGTGTGGGCAGGGGCTGTGTCTGTCCTGATTCTCTGAGCCTCCCCTCCTCCACTGCCACCAGCTCAGCAGCACTCAGGACTAGTGAGTGGTAGATGGTGGTGCTGTGTGCAAGGTGTCCTGGAGGACCACAGAAGAACAGAACCTCAACCTTGGAGGAGGTGGAGGGGTTgccaggagggcttcctggagaaggtgacAATACTCGCTAGCATGATCTCTATTCATTGTCGTGATTATACCATAAAGCACCCGCACGGTACAGAATTCCTTCAGAAGACAGCCTCACCAAGCCTGAGCAAACAGAAGGCAGACGCCTGGAGAAGGCGGGTGGGGTCACACCTCAAGTGAGCCCTACCTTCCTGGTGATGTCGTACACCAGAAGTGCAGCATTGGCACCCCTAAAGTAGAGGTGGCAGACACTGTGGTACTTCTCCTGGCCAGCTGTGTCCCAGATCTCAAGCTTCAGAGACTCAGCACCTAAGTCCACCACCTTTGTGAAGAACGCACCTGAAACAGGGAGGCCGAGAGGGAGCTTCGCTTAGAGGATGGAGTTTTACCCTTGGCTCAGGCTGGACCTGTGAGAGCCCTGGGCTCAGCACACGGGTCAGAGGGAGCCAACCACGGGCTTCCCACCGCCCACCTGTCCAGGGGCCGAGCAACACTTCTGGAAGATGGGGGTTCCCTACAAAGCAAGGCGTTAGCAGTAATTGCTGTGGATCCTTTGTAGGTTCCCTAGAGGCTTTGGATGGGAATTGATAAACTCGCAAGGACCTAACACAAAAACTCTGGACATGCGAGGAATCCCCAATAACCACGAGTCCCATGCATCTCTGCCAGCTTCCAATGACAAGGCTGAGTTCTGGGGACCCTGAGAGTCCCCACCACCACTGGCCCCTTGGCCACTCAGCTGCACAAAGAGACATTCGTGCTCCCACCAGCTCCTGCAGATCCTCCCTCTTCGGCTGCTAGCCTCCCCGTCGATGCTCCCtgccctctctcttctctgcctggCATCTCGTGTCCAGAGGAGTGTGAGCCTCCGCCCTTGGGACAGCTCTGGGCTCTCTGCCTCCCGGTATTCCGCACACACCCGACGGCACACGGGCCTTCTGCGTTCTCTACCTGTCTCCCCTGGCGAACAGCGAGTGtctggagggcagggacttttTATTCATGTAGCTGCTTAATAATCACACAAAGACCTAGCCCCAAGCACTTTAATTCAACTTATTGGGCAATCCAGATCATCTGAAGATATTTTTCCCCTTTGCTTTCCAAAGcgatatgatttttaaatagcTATTTAAGAGCATCAAAGTGTGTGACCATATGCGATATGTCATATGCAGAACTGGAGGAGTGCAGGGAGGTTGAAGCGTCTGGCACATGAGGGACTCAGCACCGCAGAACAGGCTCCTGTGAAAGCCACTACCCTGCCCAGACCCCAGGTTGGGTTTGGAGTCTATTCAGGCAGAGAGAACCACATGTTTGAAGTTAGAACTTTTACTCCAAGGACAGTGAATGAGTGTCCTGGGCCTGCCGTAACAAATTCCCACCAACTGGGTGActcaaagcaacagaaatttactcttccagttctggagggcagaggtccaaaatcaaggcatcagcagggctggttccttctggaggatCTGGGGGAGAAActgctccaggcctctctccagctcctggtggctgtcGACAAGTCTTGGCGTTTATTGGCTTGAGAGGCAACACCCCAGTCTCTACCTCCGTCTTCATGTGGCCTCCCCCCTATATCTCTGTGTTCTGTCCTctctttataaggacaccagtcattggactTATGGACCGTCCTAAATCCAGGATGGTCGTATCTTGAGATCCTTAGCTAATTACATCTGcgaagaccccatctccaaataaggtcacacttaAGGGTTCTGGGAGTTAGGACTTGGCCACACCTTTAGGAGGACACAATTCCACCTACTACAGGCAGAGAACAGGGGACAGGGCTGGACAGGGATTCCTAACCTGGATGGCTGTGATCATGATGGTCTCTTGTGAGGATCTAGCTTGGGTGGCATCTAAACAGAAGCCCCCGATGGGCTCTTCTGCCTGCACTACCCATATTTTCCTGTAGGCCTAAGACTTTGAAGTCAGACAAGGTCAGCTTTGTCTCCTAGGTCAGACAGAGCTTCAGTCTTCAAGTGGACAGGACCACTGACTCCCAGCACATGCATGGCGGTCAGGATTGAACAGGATATAAACCACCTACCCTACAAGGTGACATGAGACAGGGTGCCATGCAAGGGCCTTGGATGCAGATCCAACAGCTGCATGGACTTTGGCAAGTTGCTTAAACTTtccaaatctcagtttcctctcctaAACATGAGCTAATAGCGGCCTCTCCCCAGGGTGGCTGTAAAATccctggagaagagagagaaagggcaggTCTGTGTTTTCACTTTGCTCTCCCGGGACTCACTGTGCAGGAACGCCGGCCTTTTGTCCCcatcttttgtctgttttctatCATTTCAAGTCACAGTTCTGAATTTGGATTGCTTGTACCTTAAAAGTTGTCCCAGCCAGGTGACATGTGGACATAAAACTCAGTTGTGCCTCTTTCGTTTACTCCTAGCTTCTCATGTTTCCCTGTTCTCCTTCGAAAATGACGGCTGGTGGTTGAGTTTAAACCAGTGTAAAATCCCAACAAATTTCGCAGGAGCAACGAGGACACATGGGTCAATGTTTGGATATTACAGAATGCACAACCTTGTCTTCCCTGGAGGGGACAGAAGGCCAGCCGGTGGGCCACGTGCAGGTGTCTGATGCCACCTGGCCCCGCGTGCTCCTTGGCTCCGACCCAGAAGGGAGCCCATGTTCACTGTCTGCCTTTTCTGGAACCCACTGCCcacattttctacatcttcacagCGAAAGCcaaaatgattgaaaaataaatttccaaggAATGCAGACAGACCTGAACATTTTACCTGAAATGGTACTGGCAGCATGTTGGGCCGTAGGGGTCAGACAGGGCCAAgaatcagagatttttttttttcatatttctagaataCGCTGATGCAGATAACACACTGGCACATTTTTAGCAGACTGTATGTGACCTGGTGGCCACCCGACACACTGTTCCCTACTGAGGCCCCATCGAAGCAC contains the following coding sequences:
- the RAB17 gene encoding ras-related protein Rab-17, encoding MAQVDGTPQPRAAPGQPCVFKLVLLGSGSVGKSSLALRYVKNDFRSALPTVGCAFFTKVVDLGAESLKLEIWDTAGQEKYHSVCHLYFRGANAALLVYDITRKDSFHKAQQWLQDLEKEFCPGEVVLMLVGNKTDLSAEREVTLQEGQEFAESKRLLFMETSAKLNHQVTEVFSAVARELLQREGDRQGQAQRGDAAVVLKEGPSRQAKCCAH